One segment of Sandaracinaceae bacterium DNA contains the following:
- a CDS encoding outer membrane beta-barrel protein, producing the protein MTRISKFTLLLTTVLALGGVPEQASAQCDPNAAFCADAQGPRGRRATVQVVRRPRTVVVQPAPPPPVYVVQPQPVAPPPQPVYVVQPPPPQRVVVIQPAPPPPQRVVVIQQAPPPPQQQVVVMQPQQQVVVAQPRARWTMDDANRRRVGLHAEIGGVVGRQVQMGGFAAGLRLRPVPFLGIDVTAGVYLGQDYVGNDRLEVPFRVDVRFFVNPQSRVQFYALVGAGVSVARAENYDVFTGVLLQRDFTHVGGEVGAGVEFRLNRALALNLDVRGFLRQRVDSDPRPEYVEEDLYGNILRTTDTSAGVTLNLGGTIYFGR; encoded by the coding sequence ATGACTCGGATCTCTAAGTTCACGCTCCTCCTCACCACCGTCCTGGCTCTTGGCGGCGTGCCCGAGCAGGCCTCCGCCCAGTGCGACCCCAACGCGGCATTCTGTGCCGACGCCCAGGGTCCGCGTGGCCGTCGCGCCACCGTCCAGGTCGTACGGCGCCCGCGCACCGTCGTGGTGCAGCCCGCGCCGCCCCCGCCGGTGTACGTGGTCCAGCCCCAGCCGGTGGCCCCGCCTCCGCAGCCGGTCTACGTGGTGCAGCCGCCTCCCCCGCAGCGCGTGGTGGTCATCCAGCCGGCGCCGCCGCCCCCGCAGCGGGTCGTCGTCATCCAGCAGGCCCCCCCGCCTCCGCAGCAGCAGGTGGTGGTCATGCAGCCGCAACAGCAGGTGGTCGTGGCCCAGCCGCGCGCCCGCTGGACCATGGATGACGCCAACCGTCGCCGCGTTGGTCTGCACGCCGAGATTGGTGGCGTCGTCGGGCGCCAGGTGCAGATGGGAGGCTTCGCCGCTGGTCTGCGCCTCCGCCCGGTCCCGTTCCTGGGTATCGACGTCACGGCGGGTGTCTACTTGGGACAGGACTACGTGGGCAACGACCGCCTCGAGGTGCCCTTCCGCGTGGACGTGCGCTTCTTCGTGAACCCACAGAGCCGCGTCCAGTTCTACGCCCTCGTCGGGGCAGGCGTGTCCGTGGCCCGGGCAGAGAACTACGACGTGTTCACCGGCGTGCTCCTGCAGCGTGACTTCACCCACGTGGGTGGCGAAGTCGGCGCCGGCGTCGAGTTCCGCCTCAACCGGGCCCTGGCGTTGAACCTGGACGTGCGTGGCTTCCTCCGCCAGCGCGTGGACTCCGACCCCCGCCCCGAGTACGTGGAAGAGGATCTCTACGGCAACATCCTTCGCACCACCGACACGAGCGCTGGCGTGACCCTCAACCTGGGCGGCACCATCTACTTCGGTCGCTAG
- a CDS encoding low molecular weight phosphotyrosine protein phosphatase, with protein MIRVCFVCLGNICRSPTAHGVMENLVRERRLEDVISVAGAGTGAWHVGARPDRRAEETARRRGFSLPGVAEHFTAADFDRFDRVLAMDRSNLESLQRLARDDEDRAKIALFRAFDPLAAPGDDEVPDPYYGGPEGFELVFDMCERTCAALLTDLLRSSPKG; from the coding sequence ATGATCCGCGTCTGCTTCGTCTGCCTCGGCAACATCTGCCGCTCCCCCACGGCCCACGGCGTCATGGAGAACCTGGTGCGCGAGCGTCGCCTCGAAGACGTGATCTCGGTGGCTGGTGCTGGCACCGGCGCCTGGCACGTGGGCGCGCGCCCGGACCGCCGCGCCGAGGAGACCGCCCGCCGTCGCGGGTTCTCACTCCCGGGGGTGGCCGAGCACTTCACCGCGGCCGACTTCGACCGCTTCGACCGCGTGCTGGCCATGGACCGCAGCAACCTCGAGAGCCTGCAGCGACTGGCGCGGGACGACGAGGACCGCGCCAAAATCGCGCTCTTCCGCGCCTTCGACCCGCTGGCCGCGCCGGGCGACGACGAGGTGCCCGACCCGTACTACGGCGGCCCCGAGGGCTTCGAGCTGGTGTTCGACATGTGCGAGCGCACCTGCGCGGCGCTGCTCACCGACCTGCTGCGCAGCAGCCCCAAGGGTTGA
- a CDS encoding L,D-transpeptidase, producing MLTWRALILTGLLGALACERGPREGQAASSSDESAASLSAAEQEAAGRAAEEQARIDAEYPSHALVTGVQLPVRAAPEPNATVIGWLRLGARVRVKTEGTPSPRCATGWHAVNPTGYACAGQGLEIGSEPPEADASAVAADREAPLPYEYLKVKEDLVPEYHNPPTRDEHTEVMAWAARYLALRARSPEQAERMRSATRGTDAPPARVARFLDRGVIVAMAGIVRREERRYARTVTGRYILRVQLHRKDGSTFHGVEVNAERPLPIPWARQDIRPRERLPDLRDEDRRSGDWRFFRDAEAEIIPAGTIVGSWQRREWFDGNVMHVLDGDRFARAWYIGVAELAEPPFEVAADEPWVHVDLGEQTLTLYRGSDPVYSTLVSSGDPAHPTPRGIFRIQRKMITSTMSNLGGDVDSDRYRIEDVPYTQYFEQGIALHAAFWHERFGQLVSHGCVNLSPVDAQRVFEFTWPEIPAGWHGVVTHQTAFRSSRVWVTD from the coding sequence GTGTTGACCTGGCGAGCCCTGATCCTGACTGGCCTCCTCGGGGCGCTGGCCTGCGAGCGCGGCCCGCGCGAGGGGCAGGCAGCCTCGTCCTCTGACGAGAGCGCCGCCTCGCTGTCAGCTGCCGAGCAGGAGGCCGCCGGGCGCGCCGCCGAGGAGCAGGCCCGCATCGACGCCGAGTACCCCAGCCACGCGCTGGTGACCGGCGTGCAGCTGCCCGTGCGCGCTGCACCAGAGCCCAACGCCACCGTGATTGGCTGGCTGCGCCTGGGCGCGCGTGTGCGCGTGAAGACCGAGGGCACGCCCTCGCCGCGCTGCGCCACGGGCTGGCACGCGGTGAACCCCACGGGCTACGCGTGCGCTGGCCAGGGCCTCGAGATCGGCAGCGAGCCTCCCGAAGCGGACGCCTCGGCGGTGGCGGCGGACCGCGAAGCGCCGCTGCCGTACGAGTACCTGAAGGTCAAAGAGGACCTGGTGCCCGAGTACCACAACCCGCCCACGCGCGACGAGCACACGGAGGTCATGGCCTGGGCCGCGCGCTACCTGGCCCTGCGGGCGCGTAGCCCCGAGCAAGCAGAGCGCATGCGCAGCGCCACGCGCGGTACCGACGCCCCTCCTGCCCGCGTGGCGCGCTTCCTCGACCGCGGCGTGATCGTGGCCATGGCAGGCATCGTGCGCCGCGAAGAGCGCCGCTACGCGCGCACTGTGACCGGTCGCTACATCCTGCGCGTGCAGCTGCACCGGAAAGACGGCAGCACTTTCCATGGTGTCGAGGTGAACGCCGAGCGCCCGCTGCCCATCCCGTGGGCACGGCAAGACATCCGCCCGCGCGAGCGCCTGCCTGACCTGCGGGACGAGGACCGCCGCAGCGGAGACTGGCGCTTCTTCCGTGACGCCGAGGCCGAGATCATCCCAGCCGGGACCATCGTGGGCTCGTGGCAGCGGCGCGAGTGGTTCGACGGCAACGTGATGCACGTGCTGGACGGCGACCGCTTCGCGCGCGCCTGGTACATCGGCGTGGCCGAGCTGGCCGAGCCGCCGTTCGAAGTCGCTGCCGACGAGCCCTGGGTGCACGTGGATCTCGGCGAGCAGACGCTCACGCTCTACCGCGGCAGCGATCCCGTCTACAGCACGCTGGTGTCGAGCGGTGACCCCGCGCACCCCACGCCGCGCGGCATCTTCCGGATCCAGCGCAAGATGATCACCAGCACCATGAGCAACCTGGGCGGAGACGTGGACAGCGACCGCTACCGCATCGAGGACGTGCCCTACACGCAGTACTTCGAGCAGGGCATCGCGCTGCACGCCGCGTTCTGGCACGAGCGCTTCGGGCAGCTGGTGAGCCACGGCTGCGTGAACCTGTCGCCGGTGGACGCGCAGCGCGTGTTCGAGTTCACGTGGCCCGAGATCCCCGCGGGCTGGCACGGCGTGGTCACGCACCAGACGGCCTTCCGCAGCAGCCGAGTCTGGGTCACCGACTGA
- a CDS encoding cobalamin biosynthesis protein CbiX, translating into MVRALLIVDHGSRVAVANESVGAVATLLRTKGEYDIVLGAHMELAAPDIATALGDAVRQGAADVTVVPFMLAPGRHATEDIPRLVAEAASQHAGVTWRVTAPLGVHDLLAQLVLERAREAQPPGSGG; encoded by the coding sequence ATGGTACGCGCGCTCTTGATCGTGGACCACGGCAGCCGCGTGGCGGTGGCCAACGAGAGCGTCGGCGCCGTGGCCACGCTGCTGCGCACCAAGGGCGAGTACGACATCGTGCTCGGGGCGCACATGGAGCTGGCCGCGCCCGACATCGCCACGGCGCTGGGCGACGCCGTACGCCAGGGCGCCGCCGACGTCACGGTGGTGCCCTTCATGCTCGCGCCCGGGCGCCACGCCACCGAGGACATCCCGCGCCTGGTGGCCGAGGCCGCGAGCCAGCACGCAGGGGTCACGTGGCGCGTCACGGCCCCCCTCGGCGTGCACGATCTGCTGGCCCAGCTGGTGCTGGAGCGGGCCCGCGAGGCGCAGCCTCCTGGGAGCGGCGGCTGA
- a CDS encoding sigma-54-dependent Fis family transcriptional regulator: MSRLSLLVDLSAVLGRQIDLDTLLAAAATRIAEALHAERATIWIADPGEGGLVSQVAVLPEVARLVQPLGVGLSGRVAQTGERLLIPDVTRDPRFDKRTDQQTGWTTRSMLVVPIREQPDQPIRGVLQVLNKVSGTFVQEDLDYVTALGRQLALVFSLTSLHAERRTQPGLTLRGRFNKVIGRSPAMDAVYQRIMLAAETDATVLLQGETGTGKGVFARAIHDNSKRQAGPLVVLDATTLPAQLIESELFGHERGAFTGANRRVLGKVELAQGGTLLIDEIGDLPLESQGKLLRLLQDREFERVGGRETIASSARVVCATHRDLERMVAEGRFRQDLLYRVKVVQIAIPPLRERGAAEIALLAAHFGRMYAERYGRPQPEWTPRVLDSLAAHAWPGNVRELEHWVESAVVLCPDGQLQPFEPHASTPPTLRDERVVLSGIPMGLTLDEAIRAYAQRALDDAGGNKTEAARQLGIGRNRLARVLGSA, encoded by the coding sequence ATGTCTCGGCTCTCGTTGCTGGTCGATCTGTCTGCGGTGCTGGGCCGGCAGATCGACCTCGACACGCTGCTCGCGGCAGCGGCCACCCGCATCGCCGAGGCCCTGCACGCCGAGCGCGCCACCATCTGGATCGCCGATCCGGGCGAGGGCGGCCTGGTCTCGCAGGTGGCCGTGCTGCCCGAGGTGGCGCGGCTGGTCCAGCCGCTCGGCGTGGGGCTCTCGGGGCGCGTGGCCCAGACCGGGGAGCGCCTGCTCATCCCCGACGTCACGCGCGATCCACGCTTCGACAAGCGCACCGACCAGCAGACCGGCTGGACCACGCGCAGCATGCTGGTGGTGCCCATCCGCGAGCAGCCCGACCAGCCCATCCGCGGCGTGCTGCAGGTGCTCAACAAGGTGTCGGGCACCTTCGTGCAGGAGGACCTCGACTACGTGACCGCGCTCGGCCGGCAGCTGGCGCTGGTGTTCTCGCTGACCAGTCTGCACGCGGAGCGGCGCACGCAACCGGGCCTCACGCTGCGCGGGCGCTTCAACAAGGTCATCGGGCGCAGCCCCGCCATGGACGCCGTGTACCAGCGCATCATGCTGGCCGCCGAGACCGACGCCACGGTGCTGCTGCAGGGCGAGACGGGCACCGGCAAGGGCGTGTTCGCGCGCGCCATCCACGATAACTCCAAGCGCCAAGCCGGACCGCTGGTGGTGCTGGACGCCACCACGCTGCCGGCCCAGCTCATCGAGAGCGAGCTCTTCGGTCACGAGCGCGGCGCCTTCACGGGAGCCAACCGGCGCGTGCTCGGCAAGGTGGAGCTGGCGCAGGGCGGCACGCTGCTGATCGACGAGATCGGCGACCTGCCGCTCGAGAGTCAGGGCAAGCTGCTGCGGCTGTTGCAAGACCGCGAGTTCGAGCGCGTGGGCGGGCGGGAGACCATCGCGTCCAGCGCGCGTGTGGTGTGTGCCACGCACCGGGACCTCGAGCGCATGGTGGCGGAGGGGCGCTTCCGCCAAGACCTGCTCTACCGCGTGAAGGTGGTGCAGATCGCCATCCCGCCGCTGCGCGAGCGCGGCGCCGCGGAGATAGCGCTGCTGGCGGCGCACTTCGGGCGCATGTACGCCGAGCGCTACGGTCGCCCGCAGCCCGAGTGGACACCGCGGGTGCTGGACTCGCTCGCCGCGCACGCGTGGCCCGGCAACGTGCGCGAGCTGGAGCACTGGGTGGAGAGCGCCGTGGTGCTGTGCCCGGACGGACAGCTGCAGCCCTTCGAGCCACATGCGTCCACGCCGCCCACGCTGCGCGACGAGCGGGTGGTGCTGTCAGGCATCCCGATGGGGCTGACGCTGGACGAGGCCATTCGCGCTTACGCCCAGCGCGCGCTGGACGACGCGGGCGGCAACAAGACCGAGGCCGCGCGTCAGCTGGGAATCGGACGCAACCGGCTCGCACGGGTGCTGGGTAGCGCCTGA